The genomic region TGAACTCCTCCTATAAAGTCTTTATGGCACGGCTGTTGAATTACCTTGCAGATATTAGGGTGCACCCACAGTGTCTCATAGAAAATGCTTGCCAAATGTCCACCTTGACAGTCAAGCCATTTCTGAGATGTCTACCCCTTACAACTGGAATGGAATTACATTTTAGTCACTTAGAAGAGGCTCTTATCCACGGTGACTTACATTAGCAATTAGTGTTAAGTTGTCCAAAACCTTCTTCTGCACGCTGATGTTTAACAGTTAGATTATGATCCAATGTGATTACAATCACATCTATTAGATATGGCATTAGTGACATACTGTATGGAACAGGAATGAAATTCAATGGGACAAAGACGAGAACAAAGTCAGGAGGGGCAACTGCATTAACTTCTGTATCGTATGGTACATTACACACACCTCTCAAAAGAACCCTCTCATGGATTGCAACTTCATTTTAGGCCCGACATCCTTATGACAGGCTGATTTGAAAATCAATGCAAAACAGAGAGGGACCTTCCGGACAAAACAACATTTTTCATAAACATAGTTCAAAGTAAACAAGTTGGTGAGACAACAAGTGGAACAAAATACTTCACAACTAGCCTATTTAGATCTGAGCTGCCtccatcaaaatatattttctccaGCATCCCCCCTCACCAAAAGAATCAGTCCTTTGAGTTGACCCCTTGCTTTTGCAAGTCACAACTTTCCCTGACGTTTGCCACCAGACAATGGAGCCACTACAAAGCTATGGGGACTTCAGTTCTCCCCCTGTCCTAATCCTTCATGCACAAATGAAACGAAAGCCAGATTTCACAGGCTTGTGCTTCACAATGACTAGACTGGCGGGAGTTTTTTCATacatatatagtgtgtgtatggcCCGAATGGCAGAGAATGACAAAGTAATCTacacattacctctctctctctctgtgtccccctctctcacaTTGACAGTCTCCCATTCAGATCACAGCTGCCAACATTCAAGCCCTCTCAGTCACACACAAGAGTTGACAAAGCAATCATCACCTTGACAATGAGCCTTTCACAGAGCCTTCCACACAGGGTAAGGCAGGGGATGCCATCACAGAGCCTTCCATACAGGGTAAGGCAGGGGATGCCATCACAGAGCCTTCCACACAGGGTAAGGCAGGGGATGCCATCACATGAACACGCAGGCAGCACTGACTTCTATGCATAGCAAAACAGCCCAGACAGGAATAATAAAATCACATTCACATTCAGTGAGTAGCTAATGAACTAACTCATAGCGATGGCGTTGCCAGAACGATATCCAAACCAACTGAGCGATATTTTATCAAAAATAATCAccacaaacaacaacagcaagGATAACACAATGTTTATTGGTCTTACTTCCCATGACTTCCAAGACCCAGAATATTAAATGGATAATTTCTAGGAACATATTCACAATGATTCAGAAATTTAGAAACCCTAATGAATGGACATGGAATTAATCTATGGGACCAATGAAAGATTATATGCCAAAGATCATAAACTACATTAAACCGCAGGCTGatttttttcttgagcggataGTCAGGAGGCCAGAACATAATGACAAATAATTTGAAGCCCAAATtatatatttgactaaaacataataatttcaatccttgcttacatttgtatacaatcacatatatctattatgcgtgggaatactttggaacagatttccaaattaaaatcacttggagctgatttgctagTGTtgttttttgctcagaaaacatggggggccaaataaaatcaccccCGGGGATAAATTCGTTAAAACCCTGTTACACGCCCATCTGGTCCTGTTCATTTCTTCTCCGTCTCTCTTTTCATGCCTCTGAGGATTAATGGAAAGAGGGCTTCTTCACACCAATGACGAGCAAGAGCAAGCTTCTCTAGAGCTCTCTGTCATTCTTTCCCTCCCCTTTTCTTTCCCCCTGCAGGTGGCCCCGTTCACCCTACTTTCAGAGAGGCTGCTGGGACGATGGAAGAATTCACATGTAAATAGGCCACTCGCTCGCTGAGACAGGAAAAAGACAGATGGATCCTGATATGATGACCCTGCATAATGAGCAGCACAGGAGTATGCATTATTACTACTTCCCTTGAGTACAGTGTACACAGCTTGAAAATGTATACACAGTaagagaaaatatatttttactaCACAGGTCGAGGAAATATTTGATTCCGACTTGCTCCAGAAGACAGACGATGTACATTTTATTGCCCTTTGAGAAAGTGAGTTGACCCACGACATTCCTAATCTCAAGGTTAGCTAGTAGAGTAGTGGAATGAGGAGTGGTTTTCCCCTTTCCTACAATTGTCTTCCTAACGTGACACGCAGTTGCCAGAGCCGACGTGAGACAATGCCTTTTGCTACAGTGAtcctgtcactgaggagaggGACTTACTATCGTCACAGAGTTGACCTCAGCCAGGGCCAAGCGGTCAAATAAAACCCACCACCTAGTAGATGTCCAGGAAACTAGTTGAGCACAGGGATATCATGTGACGACGGGCCATTACAGGCCATGAATATTACTTTTCCATGTTAGTTTATAATTGAGTTAGCAAAAGCAAAGTGTGAGAAAGGAAACCAGCATTTAGGATTTCCAAAACTATGTCCAATCCTAATCCCTAGTTAATTACATCAGAGGATGAAAGGAAGAGACCCTGCCACCAGGCATGTATCAGGATCGGACGCTAAAACAGGGATAAGGGGCGACCAGTCCCATGACCAGACTCACTCACTCCCATTACCTCCCTTTGGAATGGAGGGCAGGAAATGGGAATAGCAGGAATATGTCGCTGCCATCCAACGGGGTTTCCTTCCTTGGAAAACCAACTGGGGAGTTGTTCAACACAGATGAGTGACACCTCAAAATGAATCTTGGACCTGAGGCCATACTGTCTTTCTTTAAAACCTGATGCATATCAATCAAAGAGAGACATTGTAAAATGTGGTGTAGGTTTAACATTACTAATATCATTTGAATTAGGGAAAAAAGGACAGTGAAATGGCATCTATAACATACAGGACCATTACAAAAACAGATCTAATAATTTTGTCAAATACATCACGTTAACAAAGCGAAGTGGAGCATTGGAAAGAACAGAGTGACAGCGGCAAATATAGGACTATATTTAGTAGGTCAACTGCTGCTCCCCCTGTTGCTCTACAGCACAAGGTTACAATTGTTCTGAAGGGATGGGTGAGCAACAGGCATCACTTCACTGAGCTATGTGACAACAGCCTCTCCCTATCACAAAAATGCTCTgcctccccagccccagcctgtTGTACAGGGTATGTCATCTGGCTTGGCATGCAGAGTAGACTGCCCTGACTGCATTGCTGATCCTCTTGGCTCCAGAAAACATAAAAGGACTCCAGGCCCTATAATCACACTGCAAGTAAACACTCACCATCACCTCAATCATATCCATCTTGTTTACTTTCAGAAAGAGAAATAAGGGAGATTCACAATCTATCGGTACAAAGAATGAGCATGAGCAACCAAAAATCATTGTTGATTTACTTCAGTTTCTTacggaactttacatacactttagccaaatacatttaaacgcagtttttcacaattcctgacatttgattcaggtaaaaattctctgtctttggtcagttaggatcaccactttattttaagaatgtgaaatgtcagaataatagtagagagaattatttatttcagcttttgtttctttcatcacattcccagtgggtcagaagtttacatacactcaattagtatttggtagcattgcctttaaattgtttaacttgggtcaaacgctttgggtagccttccacaagcttcccacaatatattggatgaattttggcccattcttcctgacatagctggtgtaactgagtcaggttagtaggcctccttgctcgcacactttttcagttctgcccacaaatgttctataggattgaggtcagggctttgtgatggccactccaataccttgactttgttgtccttaagccatgttgccacaactttggaagtgtacttggggtcattgtccatttggaagacccatttgcgaccaagctttaacttcctgacgtcttgagatgttgcttcaatatatccacataatttcctcctcatgatgccatctattttgtgaagtgcaacagtccctcctgcagcaaagcacccccacaacatgatactaccacccccgtgcttcgcAGTTGGgatattcttcggcttgcaagcctcccctttcacccaaacacaacgatggtcattatggccaaacagttctattaatGTTtaatttttatggcggtttttggagcagtggcttcttccttgctgagcggcctttcaggttatgttgatataggactcgttttactgtggatatagatacttttttacccgtttcctccagcatctttacaaggtcttttgctgttgttctgggatttgcacttttcgcaccaaagtacattcatctccaggagacagaacatgtctccttcctgagcggtatgacggctgcgcggTCCAATGATGttaatacttgcatactattgtttgtacagatgaacatggtaccttcaggcatttggaaattgctcccaaggatgaaccagacttgtggaggtctacaattgttttctgaggtcttggctgatttattttgactttcccatgatctcaagcaaagaggcactgagtttgaaggtagcccatgaaatacatccacatgtacaccttcaactgactcaaattatgtcaattagcctatcagaagcatctaaagccatgacataattttctgaaaatgtccaagctgtttaaagtcaacttgtaaacttttgacccactagaattatgatacagtgaattataagtgaaacaatctgtatgtaaacacttgttaaaaaaaaaaacttttgtcATGCATAAATTAAATGTCCTAacggacttgccaaaactatagtttgttaacaaaatatttgtggagtggttgaaaaacgagttttagtgactccaacttaagtgtacgtaaacttccgacttcaactgtacgttttACACATCACATCAGGTTTCAGATCGGCAGAACTTCTCAAAAAACATTAGAATGACAAATAATCAAAATAGCAATATCCTTCAAACAAAACAAAAGCAGTGCTGTAAAGAGGCTTTATTAAAGATGAAAAGATGAAACACAAATCCCATCTATTGTCCATGTGGTCAATAGGGACCCAGTACAGTTGGCTTCTTTTGAAGCAACTAAACTCTTTGTGTAAAAAGCTCTATTGGGAAACCTCAAGGCTGTAAACCCCATCATCAAAAAAGTAATCGAAAGTGCattaacaaacagacagaggtaCACTAGACAGACAAGAAGCGCAAGACCGTACCTTCCTtttgagaaagaaagaaaactgtaaaaaaaaataatacaaaatggTACAACATTAAAAAGTAGCTTACAAGGTTCAAAAGTTCCCTTTGAGGAAGACCACGTTTGTTATCCTTCCACTAACCTTTGTAAAGAAAAGTGACTTCTTTTTTCTGTTCATCAAACTTGTCATTTTTGGTGTTCAATTCTGAAGTAGCCATTACTAATGGTCTACTACCAAGGATCAAAACCCTTCTTTGTAACGACAACTTAAAATTCCTATATAAAATCATAAACCACAAATCCTTTACCTTCATAGTGCTTTCTCAACCACTAAAAAGGAACAAATACTGAAGATGAAGCAAGAGAATTTGCTGTCTGAGACACGAGAACCTACAGTTTAACATTGACTGATAAAACTCAGTGTGCCGAGCCTATGGGAGAATTCCTATATCCACCCAGGTGCGAGAACATCTAATTTTGTCCTTCATTTAAAACAAGAGATTCAGTTCCCTCCTTGATCATCTCTTTCTCGTCTGTTGGCGGAGCATCTTTCTCCGTTTAAGGATCATGTCATGGAGTCTCTCCATGCCATCTTTCAGTCCGTCTCCTATGATGGCACAGGTGGGCTGCAAGTGCCAAGGCGTGCCAGGGCCCAGTTCCTTCAACGCTAGTGCCTTTTCAATCTCCGCCAGGCTTAGAGAGTGCCTCAGGTCTTGCTTGTTAGCCACCACCAGCAGTGGCACTCCCTGGTTGTCTCCGGTCTTAGCGATTTTATGGAGCTCTGTTTTAGCCTCCTCCATGCGTTCGGCATCTACAGAGTCCACCACGAATACAATTCCATCGGTACAGCGTGTGTAGGACTTCCACAATGGACGCAACTTCTCTTGACCACCCACGTCCCAGAAATGGAAGGTCACCGTCCTGTGGCCGCCCAAAGACACATTGACCTTTTCTGTGTTGAAGCCTTTGGTAGGCACGGTGTTGACAAACTCATTGAACTGCAACCTGTACAGGACAGTCGTTTTACCTGCAGAGTCCAGTCCCAAAATAGCGATATGGAACGACTGAAAGAAGGGGATTCTCGAGAGGAAGGTCTGTGGTTCAGATAATCTATTCCCCATCTTTTCTCATGTGGGGAACAACAGGTGGAATAAAAGGGATGGTCCACTTCTCCAACAACGATGATTGGCACTGATTATATTCAAATTGGATTGCAGCAGTGacctaaaaacaaaacaaatattaatTTAGCCAAGCAAAAATCAGACAAATATAAGTCTACCACAAACGTCGACACAGAAAACCTATAGATGACATAAAAGTGATCAAAACAGTTATCCAGGTGTTATTCACTTATTGAGGGCATATGACATTCACTAGACACCCCGAATTATATAGGCTCAAATGAAAAATACCATGCAGAAATACCGGACGTTTGTCAAGGTAAACTACACACTTGCATTTTAGGCGGCAGCAATGCACAAACCTATTTCCAAGGATAGGCGCGCAAATTAATCTAAAATCGATAGGCATACAGATGCAGACAGCCACTAACGTCACTTGACGTGAAACCAGGCTCTCAAATTGGGGCATGAATCTTTTTCATAGGCTACAACCGTTCCGTTCAGCCAGACATTTTCGTTCAGGGCATCACTTACATCTATCCACTTTGAATATGCGGATCTGTGTTCACGAGGTCCAGTAACATGTTTTCCAATGCTCACAATCCAGGGCTTCCGATGACTGTCGCTCGGTCAGCAGCGTTCTATTATTTTACTATACGGTTTCATTCCCATAGAAGAATACTGCAGTGCAATTTGTGGAAAACTCCACTCATGTTCTAGCAACCGATTGGTTTAAGGAGAAGTCCATCAATAATGTATCCATTCAAACCACGCCCATCACCTGTTGCTGTAACGTCATTATTCTAGCCAATAGATTTATTATACTATCGTTACACAATACAATGCAACATGAACAATGCCTAAAATAAAACGTATCTGAAAGTAGGCTAGGTCAAAGTCTAAACATAATCATTACAAATGGTTATTAACATAACATAGCAAGCCAAGCATTTTATGTAAGCCTATATTCGTAAAAAGTCGAAGTAAAAGAAACAAATAGTACAAGAAAAATCACAAAATAGTTAGTGATACGAATGTATTAAAATGAACAACTTATTGAACTAACTTaccgtttttttttttgttgctgtgtTCGTGTCGCATGTGCTTTGGTTAGGATTTTACTGCACGCTAAACAGCGCCGCCCCATGATGCGTCCTTATCTGTTTACTTTCAAAATGATTGGTCAATAGTACAAAATGTATCCCACGCATACTGATTTTATAATGAGAATAATCACATAATTAATTGTATAAATTATAATCCTGCGCCTGTATCTATTGAAATAATGTTAATTATATATGATACATGTTATAGTTATTTTATTTCATAATAAATACGGTAGCCTAAGTTTATTATGAATAGCGACTCATTGGAAGTTTAACATTTAAAATTGTGAAGGTATGGGTTAGGGACGTCTCAGGGATCCCCGATAGCACTGACCGTCTTGTCAGGGGGCTACGAAGAAGGAGTCAGACGGAATCGGGCAAAATGCCGAAAATTGTGGAATGTATGTACAGGTGCAGAAGGTTAGCTTCATTTTAGGCAGGCAGAGTGCCGACAATTCCTCACACAGCTGAGTTTAACAGAGCTCCAACTGGGACAACATGCCACTCCAGCCTAAGTTTTCCGTAAAATGAGCCACCTGAGGCTAATAAAGTTAAAAGAATAGCACAACCCTTAACACTGGGATGAACCAAAATGCACATAAACAGGTATTTCCTCAATTTAAATAAACATCACACTCAATAGCCTAATCAATACTTCACTCGTTTCAATATCACTAGCAAATAACGTAATACATTTCAACACATCAGGACATAATATCACACACATATTCAACGAAGAAAGATATGTTGGTGAGtacaggaagagaaagagaagcaCAACACGGCGGAAAAACTGCCTCGCTACAGCAGGTGGCGTTTTTTCGTTGTTTCGCTCACCAAgcaaggagtttttgtatggaggtaAATGAGTGTCGAAAGATTTATTTGCTACGAGGTTATTTGCTATGAggtttatttgatcaaatagaagTTTTGTAGTGCTTAAGTTGTCATGAGTGTACCGATATAAGTAGGATACGTGACATCCCGGCAACTTTGAAAAAACAAACACTTTTTATATTGGAGTTGTCTCGAGATGGCTATgcatactcaatcatgaggctaGTAGCATTGCATCTCTCTCCATTAGATTACAGGCGGTTGACATCAACGACCCTAATCAAATATTACAGTAATAtattacaataatgagatgtatccaccaatTCAAAGAAAGGATAGGTTAGAGTTAGACAGCCCTCCGTGCTGCTTTGTGGACAACTGTTTTGTTAGGGCAAAGGGACAtgtatcttgtcagtatatccataGTCTGGTGCAGaggggtatatggccaatataccacaactAAGGGCTGTTCTAAAGCACAACGTCTTACATTTGTACAttttagtagacactcttatccagagcaacttaaaggagcaattagggttaagtgcctagCTCAAAGGTTTCATTGATATTTTACccagtcagcttggggattcaaaccagtgaccttttgtTTACTGGCCTGCGGAGTGCCTTGATTCAGCCATTAGccatgatatattggccatataccacaaggtgccttattgctgttataaactgattaccaacgtaattacaacagtaaaaagttatttttttgtcatacccatggtatgcCAATCGGCATTCAGggttcgaaccacccagtttataacaaGGTTTAGAAACTCTGGGTATACTTCAAAACAGGATTACGGAGTTAGCCAGTTAACTTGTCTAAATATTCTGATAACTTTTTATTTTGTAGAAAGATGAGCTTGACATGGGCATGGTCTAATTGATTTAACAAACCAATAAAAATTTATTTTTATTAACCATAAAACCAAGTTATTTCTGGTTGCTTATAAAAGTTGATGCTGCTTTGTAATATACCcccctgtcacgacttccaccgaaggtggctcctctccctgttcgggcggtgctcggcggtcgtgtcgccggcctactagctgccaccgatccctttccTTTTCTTATTGGTTATGTCTGTTTTGTGTTCACCTGGTTTCACTTTGGTTAATTAGGGGGGTTAATTCAACATTACCTTTGGGGTTTTGTGCAAGATTATTTTTCACCGTCAGTGAGGTTGGGGTGCGTTTTTTTTTGCTCTTGTTCTACCGGGGAATTTTCTCTGGACTGTGTCTGAGTGGGGATTTTTCCAGTGTATCTTCTATAGCCCTGAGTCCTGTTGGTTTTTCTTTTGAGCTTGTTAAAATCAAACGCCCTTTCTTTGGAACTcggttctcctgcgcctgactccacacccacatcTCCTTGGGGAGATCTGACAGAATCTTGCACCAATGTAATGAGTCAGCAGCAGCGGACTCGCCCATCCCGGAAGAGCGGATGCAACAGCAAACTGCGGTATTACACCGTTTGGGGACAGCGATGGATCAGGTGCTGGCGAGAATGGAGAGATGGGAAAGGATCGGCCTCCCTACCTCATCTTCAGCCACTCTCCAGCCTGCACCACCACATTCTCCGGCGGTGTCTGGCCCCAGCGGGATTCGGCTCGCTCTCCCGAGGGACTACGATGGAATGGCTGCCGGGTGTAAGGGGTTCCTGCTCCAGCTGGAGCTTTACCTTGCGAGGAGAGTGTtaacgaggagaggagagtgttaacgtcctcgtctcctgtctcctgtctttagggtaaagccctggagtgggccaacgcggtCCAGGAGGGCCAGGACTCGACGAGGAGCCATTACCTAGAGTTCACCAGCCACTTTCGGGTGGTGTTTGATCACCCACCAGAAGGTAGAGCGGCGGGTGAACAGCTGTTTCACCtaaggcaggagacgaggagcgcacAAGATTTTGCGCTGGAGTTCCCGGACCCTGGCCGCCGGCGTAgaatgacagggccctgatggaccaTTATAGGTGTAGCCTAcaggaggacgtccgcagggagctagccTGTTGGGACACCACTCTTTCACTGGACCAGCTAATCGACATGTCCATCAGGCTGGGCAACCTGTTGGCTGCTCGCGGGAGTCC from Oncorhynchus masou masou isolate Uvic2021 chromosome 29, UVic_Omas_1.1, whole genome shotgun sequence harbors:
- the LOC135520184 gene encoding ADP-ribosylation factor-like protein 4A, giving the protein MGNRLSEPQTFLSRIPFFQSFHIAILGLDSAGKTTVLYRLQFNEFVNTVPTKGFNTEKVNVSLGGHRTVTFHFWDVGGQEKLRPLWKSYTRCTDGIVFVVDSVDAERMEEAKTELHKIAKTGDNQGVPLLVVANKQDLRHSLSLAEIEKALALKELGPGTPWHLQPTCAIIGDGLKDGMERLHDMILKRRKMLRQQTRKR